From one Catharus ustulatus isolate bCatUst1 chromosome 1, bCatUst1.pri.v2, whole genome shotgun sequence genomic stretch:
- the CHCHD7 gene encoding coiled-coil-helix-coiled-coil-helix domain-containing protein 7 gives MSRHAKKLRDHDINPCVAETDATTKCMNDNNYNKDMCTDYFLKYKNCRKFWHEIMMQRKRNGVKPEMPAAEERKKILESMGKPY, from the exons ATGTCCAGGCATGCAAAAAAGCTTAGAGATCACGATATAAATCCATGTGTAGCG GAAACAGATGCCACTACAAAATGTATGAATGACAACAACTATAACAAGGATATGTGTACTGATTATTTTTTGAAGtacaaaaactgcagaaaattctGG CATGAAATTATgatgcaaaggaaaagaaatggtgTGAAACCAGAGATGcctgcagcagaagaaagaaaaaaaatcttggaatCAATGGGGAAGCCCTACTGA